Proteins from a single region of Dysosmobacter acutus:
- the uvrB gene encoding excinuclease ABC subunit UvrB, with protein MPKFQVVSEYEPSGDQPEAIAALAAGVENGLNEQVLLGVTGSGKTFTMAKVIEKVQRPTLVLAHNKTLAAQLCAEFKEFFPNNAVEYFVSYYDYYQPEAYIAHTDTYIAKDASTNDEIDRLRLSATCSLLERRDVIVVSSVSCIYGLGEPDDFAKMMISLRTGAEWNRDELLRRLVEDRYERNDIAFERNMFRVRGDTVEIYPAYYKDRAIRVEFFGDEIDRISEFNPVTGAASRVLNHVAIYPASHYVTTQDKMDRAVGEIRRELEERVKYFTDNDKLVEAQRIRQRTEYDMEMMTELGYCTGIENYSRVISDRPAGSAPMTLLDFFPKDFLLFVDESHVTLPQVRAMYNGDHARKDSLVEYGFRLPCAYDNRPLKFEEFERRVNQAIYVSATPGPYERERAGQIVEQVIRPTGLLDPVVEVRPVEGQIDDLIAEINLRAAKGERVLVTTLTKKMAEDLTEYFRSADIRVRYMHSDVQTIERMEIIRDLRLGEFDVLVGINLLREGLDLPEVSLVAVLDADKEGFLRSETSLIQTMGRAARNAKGLVILYADEITPSMRAAMEETARRREIQDEYNKAHGIVPKTIIKGVREVLEISKTAEEDTLRARRHRKLSQQEREAEIAKLEKEMRQASKMLEFEYAAVLRDRIIELRGEK; from the coding sequence ATGCCAAAGTTTCAGGTGGTTTCTGAATATGAGCCCTCCGGCGACCAGCCGGAGGCCATTGCGGCCTTGGCCGCGGGCGTGGAGAACGGCTTGAACGAACAGGTGCTCCTGGGCGTCACCGGCTCAGGCAAGACTTTCACCATGGCCAAGGTCATCGAGAAGGTCCAGCGGCCCACACTGGTGCTGGCCCACAACAAGACCCTGGCCGCCCAGCTGTGCGCCGAGTTCAAGGAGTTTTTCCCCAACAACGCGGTGGAGTACTTTGTCTCCTACTACGACTATTACCAGCCCGAGGCCTATATCGCCCACACCGACACCTATATTGCAAAGGACGCCTCCACCAACGATGAGATCGACCGGCTGCGCCTCTCCGCCACCTGTTCGCTGCTGGAGCGGAGGGATGTGATCGTGGTGTCCTCCGTCTCCTGCATTTACGGCCTGGGCGAGCCGGATGACTTTGCCAAGATGATGATCTCCCTGCGCACCGGGGCCGAGTGGAACCGGGACGAGCTGCTCCGCCGCCTGGTGGAGGACCGCTACGAGCGCAACGACATCGCCTTTGAGCGCAACATGTTCCGGGTCCGTGGGGACACGGTGGAGATATACCCCGCCTATTATAAGGACCGGGCCATCCGGGTGGAGTTCTTCGGCGACGAGATCGACCGCATCAGCGAGTTTAACCCCGTCACCGGCGCGGCCTCCCGGGTGCTGAACCATGTGGCCATCTACCCGGCCTCCCACTATGTCACCACCCAGGACAAGATGGACCGGGCGGTGGGGGAGATTCGCCGGGAGCTGGAGGAGCGGGTGAAGTATTTCACGGACAACGACAAGCTGGTGGAGGCCCAGCGCATCCGCCAGCGGACGGAGTACGACATGGAAATGATGACGGAGCTGGGCTACTGCACCGGCATCGAGAACTACTCCCGGGTCATCTCCGACCGGCCCGCCGGCAGCGCGCCCATGACGCTGCTGGACTTCTTCCCCAAGGATTTTCTCCTGTTTGTGGACGAATCCCACGTGACGCTGCCCCAGGTGCGGGCCATGTACAACGGCGACCACGCCCGGAAGGACTCCCTGGTGGAGTACGGCTTCCGCCTGCCCTGCGCCTACGATAACCGACCGCTGAAGTTCGAGGAGTTTGAGCGGCGCGTCAATCAGGCCATCTACGTCTCCGCCACGCCGGGCCCCTATGAGCGGGAGCGGGCGGGTCAGATCGTGGAGCAGGTGATCCGGCCCACGGGGCTATTGGACCCAGTGGTGGAGGTCCGCCCGGTGGAGGGGCAGATCGACGACCTGATCGCCGAGATCAACCTCCGCGCCGCCAAGGGCGAGCGGGTGCTGGTCACCACGCTGACCAAAAAGATGGCGGAGGATTTGACCGAATACTTCCGCAGCGCCGATATCCGGGTCCGCTACATGCACTCCGACGTGCAGACCATCGAGCGGATGGAGATCATCCGGGACCTGCGCCTGGGCGAGTTCGACGTGCTGGTGGGCATCAACCTGCTGCGGGAGGGGCTGGACCTGCCGGAGGTCTCTCTGGTGGCGGTGCTGGACGCGGACAAGGAGGGGTTCCTCCGCTCCGAGACGTCCCTGATCCAGACCATGGGCCGGGCGGCCCGCAACGCCAAGGGACTGGTCATCCTATACGCCGACGAGATCACGCCCTCCATGCGCGCGGCCATGGAGGAGACCGCCCGGCGCCGGGAGATTCAGGACGAATACAACAAGGCCCACGGCATCGTGCCCAAGACCATCATCAAGGGCGTCCGGGAGGTGCTGGAGATCTCCAAAACCGCGGAGGAGGATACCCTCCGGGCCCGGCGTCACCGCAAGCTCAGCCAGCAGGAGCGGGAGGCGGAGATCGCCAAACTGGAAAAGGAGATGCGCCAGGCATCCAAGATGCTGGAGTTCGAGTACGCGGCGGTGCTGCGTGACCGGATCATCGAGCTGCGGGGGGAGAAGTGA
- the mgtE gene encoding magnesium transporter produces the protein MFDWETEKAELLKKIEELMERKRYAQLREMLLPMEAADIALLMEELPEETMPLLFRLLPKELAAEVFVELDSDEQELLISGFSNTELKEVLDELYLDDTVDIVEEMPANVVKRILKHSDPDVRKSINEILKYPEDSAGSIMTTEFVDLKRDMTVEDAFKRIRRTGPDKETINVSYVIDAGRHLIGLVSIRTLLLAEEDDVIEDIMQTSFVSVSTLDDQELAARSLSRYGFLALPVVDTENRLVGIVTVDDAMDVLQEEVTEDIEKMAAITPSDKPYLKTGILETFKARIPWLLLLMISATFTGQIISSFENALEAFAVLTAYIPMLMDTGGNCGSQASVTVIRGISLSEIEFSDLLRVIWKEIRVSVLCGVVLAVANFVKLILVDRLLFQNPAVTPLVAAVICLTLVCTVLCAKLVGCTLPMLAKKLGFDPAVMASPFITTIVDAISLLIYFQFAHMLLHIG, from the coding sequence ATGTTTGACTGGGAAACCGAAAAAGCAGAACTGCTGAAAAAAATCGAGGAGTTGATGGAGCGAAAGCGATACGCCCAGCTGCGTGAGATGCTTCTTCCCATGGAGGCGGCGGATATCGCGCTGCTGATGGAGGAGCTGCCGGAGGAGACCATGCCTCTGCTGTTCCGCCTGCTGCCCAAGGAGTTAGCGGCGGAGGTCTTCGTGGAGCTGGACTCCGACGAGCAGGAGCTGCTGATCTCCGGCTTTTCCAACACCGAGCTCAAAGAGGTGTTGGATGAGCTCTATCTGGACGACACCGTGGACATCGTGGAGGAGATGCCCGCCAACGTGGTCAAGCGCATTTTGAAGCACTCCGATCCGGATGTGCGCAAAAGCATCAACGAGATATTAAAGTACCCCGAGGATTCCGCGGGCAGCATCATGACCACGGAGTTCGTGGATTTGAAGCGGGATATGACGGTGGAGGACGCCTTCAAGCGCATCCGCCGCACCGGTCCGGACAAGGAGACCATCAACGTATCCTACGTCATCGACGCGGGCCGCCACCTCATCGGGCTGGTCTCCATCCGCACGCTGCTGCTGGCGGAGGAGGACGATGTCATCGAGGACATTATGCAGACCAGCTTCGTCTCCGTCTCCACCCTGGACGACCAGGAGCTGGCCGCCCGGTCTCTGAGCAGATACGGCTTTCTGGCCCTGCCCGTGGTGGATACGGAAAACCGCCTTGTGGGCATTGTCACCGTGGACGACGCCATGGACGTCCTCCAGGAAGAGGTGACGGAGGACATCGAGAAGATGGCCGCCATCACGCCTTCCGACAAACCCTATCTGAAGACCGGAATTTTGGAGACCTTCAAAGCGCGTATCCCCTGGCTGTTGCTGCTGATGATCTCCGCCACCTTTACCGGGCAGATCATCAGCAGTTTCGAAAACGCCCTTGAGGCCTTTGCCGTGCTCACCGCCTACATCCCCATGCTGATGGACACCGGCGGGAACTGCGGCTCCCAGGCGTCGGTGACCGTGATCCGCGGCATCTCCCTGAGTGAGATCGAATTCTCCGACCTTCTGCGCGTGATCTGGAAGGAGATCCGCGTCTCCGTCCTCTGCGGCGTGGTCCTGGCGGTGGCCAACTTTGTCAAGCTGATCCTGGTGGACCGGCTGCTGTTTCAGAATCCGGCGGTGACGCCCCTGGTGGCGGCGGTGATCTGCCTGACCCTGGTATGTACGGTGCTGTGTGCCAAACTGGTGGGCTGCACGCTGCCCATGCTGGCCAAAAAGTTAGGCTTTGACCCGGCGGTGATGGCTTCCCCCTTCATCACCACCATTGTGGACGCCATTTCCCTGCTGATTTATTTCCAGTTCGCCCATATGCTGCTGCATATCGGATGA
- the ybaK gene encoding Cys-tRNA(Pro) deacylase, translating into MEKQKEEKTNVVRILEQRKIPCTVHTYDGMEGPDHTREYGLHVALRRGEDPGRVFKTLVSRGASGGVYVFDIPVAETLDLKKAARAVGEKSVEMLPLAQINAVTGYVRGGCSPVGMKKRYPTVFHETALGYETIFISAGKIGVQVEVEPHALSALLGAGSADLVVEQAES; encoded by the coding sequence GTGGAAAAACAGAAGGAAGAAAAGACCAACGTGGTGCGGATTTTGGAGCAGCGGAAAATCCCCTGCACCGTCCATACCTACGATGGGATGGAGGGACCGGACCACACCCGGGAGTACGGACTCCACGTGGCCCTAAGGCGGGGCGAGGACCCGGGCCGGGTCTTTAAGACGCTGGTGTCAAGGGGCGCCTCCGGGGGAGTCTATGTGTTCGACATCCCGGTGGCGGAGACGCTTGATCTGAAAAAGGCCGCCAGGGCGGTGGGGGAGAAGTCCGTGGAGATGCTTCCCCTGGCCCAGATCAATGCCGTCACCGGCTATGTCCGGGGCGGATGCAGCCCGGTGGGCATGAAAAAGCGCTATCCCACCGTGTTCCATGAGACGGCCCTTGGGTATGAGACCATCTTCATCTCCGCCGGAAAAATCGGCGTACAGGTTGAGGTGGAGCCCCACGCGCTCTCAGCGCTCTTGGGGGCGGGTTCGGCGGACCTCGTCGTGGAGCAGGCTGAGTCCTAA
- a CDS encoding DMT family transporter has protein sequence MEETKKQGLASAYLAILAGAALWGMIGLWNRNLMAGGFSPYSIVVVRNFGGLLLLLLIFALRDRSVFHVERCHLKYFFGTGVVSVVLFTLCYFSCQEICSLAVASILLYTAPSIVVILSAVLWKEPVTKKKLLALSLTLLGCACVTGLFSGTATVTAGGILLGIGAGFFYALYSVFGRYALSHYSSMTVTVWTFVFCGIGSLVFLRPEELALGFSQPEMWLLSLGLVVCSTVAPYLLYTWGLSRVEAGKASIMASVEPVAASLVGVLVFGEPMGVLTVAGIVCVLAGVYILR, from the coding sequence TTGGAAGAGACAAAAAAGCAGGGCTTGGCCAGCGCCTATCTTGCCATTTTGGCAGGGGCCGCGCTGTGGGGGATGATCGGCCTGTGGAACCGCAATCTGATGGCCGGGGGATTTTCGCCCTACAGCATTGTGGTGGTGCGGAATTTTGGCGGTCTGTTGCTTTTACTCTTGATTTTTGCCCTCCGGGACCGTAGTGTATTCCATGTGGAACGCTGTCATCTGAAGTACTTTTTCGGCACAGGCGTGGTCAGCGTGGTGCTGTTCACCCTCTGCTATTTTTCCTGCCAAGAGATCTGCTCCCTGGCGGTGGCTTCCATCCTGCTTTACACGGCGCCCTCCATTGTGGTGATTTTGTCCGCGGTGTTGTGGAAGGAGCCTGTGACGAAAAAGAAGCTGCTGGCCCTGTCGCTGACGCTCCTGGGCTGCGCCTGCGTCACAGGGCTTTTCTCCGGCACCGCGACCGTCACGGCCGGCGGCATCCTGCTTGGGATAGGCGCCGGATTTTTCTACGCCCTCTACAGCGTGTTCGGCCGCTATGCCCTCAGCCACTACTCCTCCATGACCGTCACGGTGTGGACCTTCGTGTTCTGCGGCATTGGATCGCTGGTGTTCCTCCGGCCGGAGGAATTGGCCCTTGGGTTCTCCCAGCCTGAGATGTGGCTTTTGTCCCTTGGGCTGGTGGTGTGCTCCACTGTTGCGCCGTACCTGCTCTACACCTGGGGCCTTTCCCGGGTGGAGGCGGGCAAGGCCTCCATCATGGCCAGCGTGGAGCCGGTGGCGGCGTCCCTTGTGGGGGTGCTGGTATTCGGCGAGCCCATGGGCGTGCTGACCGTTGCGGGCATTGTGTGCGTATTGGCGGGCGTGTATATTTTGAGGTGA
- the radC gene encoding RadC family protein, translating to MGVHDGHREKKREQFLNSGLDSFADHEVLELLLFYAIPRRDTNETAHLLMEHFGTLDAVFHAPVEELCRIKGVGRNAATLIHLVPRVYGRVKRSAAENETVLNTTRKSGRYLMERLAGETTEKLYQLCLDRKGKLLNCRQLSEGSVGAAPVNLRKIVENALLTGASGVILGHNHPSGVALPSQEDVAATIQVRKALEAVDIPLLDHIIVADEDFVSMAESGYLPL from the coding sequence ATGGGCGTTCACGACGGACACAGAGAGAAGAAGCGGGAGCAGTTTTTAAACAGCGGGCTGGACTCCTTTGCCGACCATGAGGTTCTGGAGCTGCTGCTCTTTTACGCCATTCCCCGGCGGGACACCAATGAGACGGCCCACCTGCTGATGGAGCATTTCGGCACGCTGGACGCGGTATTTCACGCGCCGGTGGAGGAGCTTTGCCGGATAAAGGGCGTGGGGCGGAACGCGGCCACGCTGATTCACCTCGTTCCAAGGGTATACGGCCGGGTGAAGCGCTCGGCGGCGGAGAATGAAACCGTGCTGAACACCACACGCAAGTCCGGGCGCTATCTGATGGAGCGCCTTGCGGGAGAAACCACGGAAAAGCTCTATCAGCTTTGCCTGGACCGCAAGGGAAAGCTTCTCAATTGCCGCCAGCTCTCCGAGGGGAGCGTGGGCGCGGCGCCGGTCAACCTCCGCAAAATTGTGGAGAACGCGCTGCTCACCGGCGCTTCCGGCGTGATCCTTGGGCACAACCATCCCAGTGGAGTGGCCCTGCCCTCCCAGGAGGACGTGGCGGCCACGATCCAGGTGCGAAAGGCCCTGGAGGCGGTGGACATTCCGTTGCTGGATCACATCATTGTGGCGGATGAGGACTTTGTGTCCATGGCGGAATCGGGATACCTGCCCCTTTGA
- a CDS encoding MmcQ/YjbR family DNA-binding protein, which yields MRYDWLDEYLLSLPGVEKDYKVEWQWFRYKIRGKLFAAVCSPEEKYRLYGGHSLVNLKCDPREAELLQARYGEVLPGFYTDKRAWIAVLLDGELPDDVLRRLCQESYRLVLKKLPKYVQREIQEEM from the coding sequence ATGCGCTATGACTGGCTGGACGAATACCTGCTCTCCCTGCCGGGAGTGGAGAAGGACTATAAGGTGGAGTGGCAGTGGTTCCGGTATAAAATCCGGGGTAAGCTCTTTGCCGCGGTGTGCTCGCCTGAGGAGAAGTACCGCCTCTACGGCGGCCATTCCCTGGTGAACCTCAAGTGCGACCCCCGGGAGGCGGAGCTGCTTCAGGCCCGGTATGGCGAGGTGCTGCCCGGATTTTACACCGACAAGCGCGCCTGGATCGCCGTGCTGCTGGACGGCGAATTGCCGGACGATGTGCTGCGCCGCCTCTGCCAGGAGTCCTACCGCTTGGTGCTTAAAAAGCTGCCCAAGTACGTTCAGCGGGAGATACAGGAGGAGATGTGA
- a CDS encoding helix-turn-helix domain-containing protein gives METLKSMGERLCALRREKHMRQADVAELLHVTQAHYQRVEKGKINIPTLTLCFLADYFGVTTDYLLGRTDER, from the coding sequence ATGGAAACACTAAAATCGATGGGGGAGCGGCTCTGCGCCCTGCGCAGGGAAAAACACATGCGTCAGGCCGACGTGGCAGAACTTCTCCATGTGACGCAGGCCCATTATCAGCGTGTGGAAAAGGGAAAAATCAATATTCCCACCTTGACGTTGTGCTTTCTGGCAGACTATTTTGGCGTAACCACGGACTATTTACTGGGCCGGACGGACGAGCGGTGA
- the uvrA gene encoding excinuclease ABC subunit UvrA, with protein MQDKIVVKGARENNLKNIDVTIPRDKLVVVTGLSGSGKSSLAFDTIYAEGQRRYVESLSSYARMFLGQMDKPDVDYIDGLSPAISIDQKTTSKNPRSTVGTVTEIYDYLRLLWARVGTPHCPKCGKEILQQTIDQIIDQVLSLPEGTRIQVMAPVIRGKKGEHHKVLEDAKRSGYVRVRADGSMYELDEEIKLDKNKKHNIEVVVDRLIIRSDIRQRLTDSVETASGLSGGLVVVNLLREEKDLMFSQNYACEDCGISIEELTPRMFSFNNPFGACPTCTGLGSQLKVDPAMVVPDQSLSILDGAIQASGWNSIRSDGISRMYFEAISKKYQFALTTPFAQLSDEVKDIIFYGTKGELLELHYDQPRGKGILRQPFEGICNNLERRYRETQSDASKRELEEAMSECPCPDCQGKRLRKESLAVTVGGMNINDFTNLSVTDELERVRGLELTEQQHRIADRILKEIRSRLGFLQSVGLSYLTLSRSAGTLSGGESQRIRLATQIGSSLMGVLYILDEPSIGLHQRDNDKLLSTLQRLRDLGNTLLVVEHDEDTMRAADYLIDIGPGAGRAGGEVVAAGTPEEVMANPDSLTGQYLSGKKMVPVPERRRTGNGKFLKVVGACENNLKHIDAEFPLGVLTVVTGVSGSGKSSLVNEILFKRLGVDLNRMKAHPGKCERIEGIENLDKVVDIDQSPIGRTPRSNPATYTGVFNEIRDLFAATQEAKSRGYGPGRFSFNVRGGRCEACSGDGVLKIEMHFLPDIFVPCEVCKGRRYNRETLEVRYKGKNIAEVLDMTAEEAVEFFSSIPRIRDKLRTLCDVGLGYVKLGQPSTELSGGEAQRVKLATELSKRSTGSTIYILDEPTTGLHTDDVRKLLEVLQRLVDAGNTVVVIEHNLDVIKCADHILDLGPEGGDGGGTIVCTGTPEAVAACEKSYTGQYLKKVLKR; from the coding sequence ATGCAGGATAAAATTGTTGTCAAAGGCGCCCGGGAAAATAACCTGAAGAACATCGACGTCACCATCCCACGGGACAAGTTGGTGGTGGTGACGGGCCTCTCAGGCAGCGGCAAGTCCTCCCTGGCGTTCGATACCATCTATGCCGAGGGGCAGCGGCGGTATGTGGAGTCCCTCAGCTCCTACGCCCGGATGTTTCTTGGACAGATGGACAAGCCGGATGTGGACTATATCGACGGCCTGAGCCCCGCCATCTCCATCGACCAGAAGACCACCAGCAAAAACCCCCGCTCCACCGTGGGCACGGTGACGGAGATCTACGACTACCTGCGCCTCCTGTGGGCACGGGTGGGCACGCCCCACTGCCCCAAGTGCGGCAAGGAGATTCTCCAGCAGACCATCGACCAGATCATCGACCAGGTGCTTTCGCTGCCGGAGGGCACCCGCATCCAGGTGATGGCCCCTGTGATCCGGGGCAAAAAAGGCGAGCACCACAAGGTGCTGGAGGATGCCAAGCGCTCCGGCTATGTCCGGGTCCGGGCCGATGGGTCCATGTACGAGCTGGACGAGGAGATCAAGTTAGATAAAAATAAAAAGCACAACATCGAGGTGGTGGTGGACCGCCTCATCATCCGCTCCGACATCCGCCAGAGGCTCACCGACTCCGTGGAGACCGCCTCCGGCCTCTCCGGCGGATTGGTGGTGGTGAACCTGCTGCGGGAGGAGAAGGACCTGATGTTCTCCCAGAACTACGCCTGTGAGGACTGCGGTATCTCCATTGAGGAGCTGACGCCCAGGATGTTTTCCTTCAACAACCCCTTCGGCGCCTGCCCCACCTGCACGGGTTTGGGCAGCCAGCTGAAGGTGGACCCGGCCATGGTGGTGCCGGACCAGAGCCTCTCCATCTTAGACGGCGCCATCCAGGCCTCGGGCTGGAACTCCATCCGCTCCGACGGCATCTCCCGGATGTATTTTGAGGCCATTTCCAAAAAGTACCAGTTTGCCCTCACAACGCCCTTTGCCCAGCTCAGCGACGAGGTGAAGGACATCATCTTCTACGGCACCAAGGGAGAGCTGCTGGAGCTGCACTACGACCAGCCCCGGGGCAAGGGCATTTTGCGCCAGCCCTTTGAGGGCATCTGCAACAATCTGGAGCGCCGCTACCGGGAGACCCAGAGCGACGCCAGCAAGCGGGAGCTGGAGGAGGCCATGTCCGAGTGCCCCTGCCCGGACTGTCAGGGAAAGCGGCTGCGCAAAGAGTCCCTGGCCGTCACCGTGGGTGGGATGAACATCAACGATTTCACCAACCTCTCGGTCACCGATGAACTGGAGCGGGTCCGGGGCCTGGAGCTGACGGAGCAGCAGCACCGGATCGCCGACCGGATTTTAAAGGAGATCAGGTCCCGCCTGGGCTTTTTACAGTCCGTGGGCCTCAGCTATCTGACACTCAGCCGCAGCGCGGGAACGCTCTCCGGCGGCGAGAGTCAGCGCATCCGCCTGGCCACCCAGATCGGCTCTTCGCTGATGGGGGTGCTCTATATCTTAGACGAGCCCTCCATCGGGCTGCACCAGCGGGACAACGACAAGCTGCTCTCTACGCTGCAGCGGCTGCGGGACCTGGGCAACACGCTGCTTGTGGTGGAGCACGACGAGGACACCATGCGCGCGGCGGACTACCTCATCGACATCGGTCCCGGCGCCGGCCGGGCGGGCGGAGAGGTGGTGGCCGCCGGCACGCCGGAGGAGGTCATGGCCAACCCCGACAGCCTGACGGGCCAGTACCTCAGCGGTAAAAAAATGGTGCCTGTGCCGGAGCGGCGCCGGACAGGGAACGGGAAGTTTCTGAAGGTGGTGGGCGCCTGCGAGAACAACTTAAAGCACATCGACGCGGAGTTTCCCCTGGGCGTGCTCACCGTGGTCACCGGCGTTTCGGGCAGCGGCAAGTCCTCCCTGGTCAACGAGATTCTCTTCAAGCGGCTGGGTGTGGACCTGAACCGCATGAAGGCCCATCCCGGCAAGTGCGAGCGGATCGAGGGCATTGAGAATCTGGACAAGGTGGTGGACATCGACCAGAGCCCCATCGGCCGTACGCCCCGGTCCAACCCGGCCACCTACACCGGCGTATTCAACGAGATTCGGGACCTGTTTGCCGCCACCCAGGAGGCCAAGAGCCGGGGCTACGGGCCGGGCCGGTTCAGCTTCAACGTCCGGGGCGGCCGCTGCGAGGCCTGCTCCGGCGACGGCGTGCTGAAGATTGAGATGCATTTTTTGCCGGACATCTTTGTGCCCTGCGAGGTCTGCAAGGGAAGGCGGTACAACCGGGAGACGCTTGAGGTGCGCTACAAGGGCAAGAACATCGCCGAGGTGCTGGACATGACCGCCGAGGAGGCGGTGGAGTTTTTCTCCAGCATCCCCCGCATCCGGGACAAGCTGCGCACGCTGTGCGACGTGGGACTGGGGTACGTGAAGTTAGGCCAGCCCTCCACGGAGCTCTCCGGCGGCGAGGCCCAGCGGGTAAAGCTTGCAACAGAGCTGAGCAAGCGATCCACCGGCTCCACCATCTATATCCTGGATGAGCCCACCACGGGACTGCACACCGACGACGTGCGCAAGCTGCTGGAGGTGCTCCAGCGGCTGGTGGACGCGGGCAACACCGTGGTGGTCATCGAGCATAACTTAGACGTCATCAAATGCGCGGACCATATCCTGGACCTGGGGCCCGAGGGCGGCGACGGAGGCGGAACCATTGTCTGCACCGGCACGCCGGAGGCGGTCGCGGCGTGTGAAAAGAGCTACACGGGCCAGTATTTGAAAAAGGTGTTGAAGCGGTAA